The Sulfurimonas hydrogeniphila genome includes a window with the following:
- a CDS encoding pyridoxamine 5'-phosphate oxidase family protein — protein sequence MKKELKKITAFIQKHHVMSLATTDRDQLSVCSLFYAYDTKSLSFIVASSEETLHVKHILKNPFIAGNILLETQEVGKIEGLQFRGEMKQLQNSALKKLYFKTFPYALAMMPKLWQIEVHYFKLTDNRLGFGKKIIYEPFSL from the coding sequence ATGAAAAAAGAGTTAAAAAAAATTACTGCGTTTATTCAAAAACATCATGTGATGAGCCTGGCAACAACAGACAGGGACCAACTTAGCGTTTGCAGCCTTTTTTATGCGTATGACACGAAGAGTCTCTCTTTTATCGTAGCAAGCAGTGAAGAGACATTACATGTAAAGCATATTTTAAAAAATCCGTTTATTGCAGGGAATATTTTACTTGAAACACAGGAAGTCGGAAAAATTGAGGGTTTACAGTTTCGGGGGGAAATGAAGCAACTGCAAAACAGTGCTTTGAAAAAACTCTATTTTAAAACCTTTCCGTATGCATTGGCAATGATGCCCAAACTCTGGCAAATAGAAGTGCATTATTTTAAATTGACTGATAACAGACTGGGTTTTGGAAAAAAAATTATTTACGAACCGTTTTCACTTTAA
- the purQ gene encoding phosphoribosylformylglycinamidine synthase I yields the protein MKVSILQFPGTNCEYDTQYAFEKLGATTQIVWHKSTTIPEDTDLLVVAGGFSYGDYLRSGAIAKFSPVMSAVKEYAENGGKILGICNGFQVLTEARLLPGALKRNEGLHFISKHHHLRVENCDNVFLKKLHTGDVVNIPIAHHDGNYYINDEGLAELEANGQILLKYTDANGEIQNPNGSVAGIAGVCNKEKNIFGLMPHPERAMESLLGSDDGIKMLEGFLAS from the coding sequence ATGAAAGTTTCTATTTTACAATTTCCGGGAACGAACTGTGAATATGATACACAGTATGCTTTTGAAAAACTTGGTGCGACAACACAGATAGTATGGCACAAATCTACAACAATACCCGAAGATACTGATTTGCTTGTAGTAGCAGGAGGATTTTCCTATGGTGATTACCTCAGAAGCGGTGCTATTGCGAAATTCAGCCCTGTTATGTCTGCAGTAAAAGAGTATGCAGAAAATGGCGGAAAAATTTTAGGTATTTGTAACGGTTTTCAGGTTTTAACAGAAGCAAGACTTCTTCCCGGCGCACTGAAGCGGAACGAAGGGCTGCACTTCATTTCAAAACATCACCATCTTCGTGTAGAAAACTGTGACAATGTTTTTTTAAAAAAACTGCATACCGGCGATGTTGTAAATATACCAATAGCACACCATGACGGAAACTATTACATAAATGACGAGGGTCTGGCAGAGCTTGAAGCCAACGGACAAATACTTTTGAAATACACTGACGCAAACGGTGAAATACAAAATCCTAACGGAAGTGTTGCAGGCATTGCTGGTGTTTGCAATAAAGAAAAAAATATTTTTGGCCTTATGCCGCATCCAGAACGCGCTATGGAATCTCTCTTGGGAAGCGATGACGGAATAAAAATGCTAGAAGGATTTTTAGCGTCGTGA
- the crcB gene encoding fluoride efflux transporter CrcB, with protein sequence MSWQTILAIGSGGFIGAVLRSYINGLISHRVPHELPFGTLGVNLIGSFIMGALLAYFMYSTFLTPHMKSFLSTGILGALTTYSTFAIESFLLLEGGSIALGLLNMALNVFGTVFMAGSGYYLINHFFKS encoded by the coding sequence ATGAGCTGGCAAACAATACTTGCAATAGGTAGCGGCGGATTTATCGGAGCAGTATTACGCTCATACATTAACGGGCTTATTTCCCACAGAGTACCGCATGAACTCCCTTTTGGGACACTTGGTGTCAACCTCATAGGAAGTTTTATTATGGGTGCGCTTTTGGCATATTTTATGTATTCAACTTTTTTAACACCCCATATGAAATCTTTTCTCTCAACAGGAATTTTAGGTGCATTGACCACCTATTCCACCTTTGCCATTGAAAGTTTTTTGCTTTTGGAAGGAGGGAGTATCGCGTTGGGGCTTTTAAATATGGCACTGAATGTTTTTGGAACAGTATTTATGGCGGGAAGCGGTTATTATCTCATCAACCATTTTTTCAAATCCTGA
- a CDS encoding thioredoxin family protein — MGKLLLVLAFVFTTSLMADEIHWAKDYQEGMVQAQKEHKPVLFIISSHSCKYCLLLDKTTLKDEKVVQKINKNFIAVRSWTDKRDYIPAVLAQNTPGLPGIWFLLPNGDPMFQPLLGYAKKDVFLQALEIVQKEFNTNQKRVKK, encoded by the coding sequence ATGGGTAAATTATTATTGGTACTGGCATTTGTATTCACAACATCTCTGATGGCTGATGAGATACACTGGGCAAAAGACTATCAAGAAGGGATGGTTCAGGCACAAAAAGAGCATAAACCTGTTCTTTTTATTATTTCAAGTCACTCTTGCAAATACTGTCTGCTTCTTGATAAAACAACACTTAAAGATGAAAAAGTTGTGCAAAAGATAAATAAAAATTTTATTGCTGTTCGTTCATGGACGGACAAAAGAGATTATATTCCGGCTGTACTGGCACAAAATACTCCGGGCCTTCCGGGAATATGGTTTTTGTTACCAAACGGTGATCCTATGTTTCAGCCACTTTTGGGATATGCAAAAAAAGATGTGTTTTTACAGGCATTAGAGATAGTGCAAAAAGAATTTAATACAAATCAAAAGAGAGTGAAAAAGTAA
- a CDS encoding ATP-binding cassette domain-containing protein, protein MQDTVLEIKNVSFGYTNKKPLFENFSLCLKQGELKAIVGESGAGKSTLFELILGNLKPQNGTIKVSRVSEIFQDPYSSFHPSYTLLHQIKDVASLDNLNSLMENMSFEYDLLLKLPHELSGGQLQRASIIRAMLMQPQLLLLDEPTSALDNVIQLEVMKMLIKNLDSMGMLLITHDMDLASWCADEVIRI, encoded by the coding sequence TTGCAAGATACTGTTTTAGAGATAAAAAATGTAAGCTTTGGCTATACAAATAAGAAGCCTCTTTTTGAAAACTTTTCACTGTGTTTAAAACAGGGGGAGTTAAAGGCTATAGTCGGAGAGAGCGGAGCCGGTAAAAGTACACTTTTTGAACTTATACTCGGAAATCTCAAACCACAAAACGGTACGATTAAAGTTTCAAGGGTGTCTGAGATTTTTCAAGATCCTTACAGTTCCTTTCATCCGAGTTATACATTATTGCACCAAATAAAAGATGTGGCATCTTTGGATAATCTCAACAGTTTGATGGAAAATATGAGTTTTGAGTATGATCTGCTTTTAAAACTGCCGCATGAACTCTCAGGCGGACAGCTTCAGCGTGCATCTATCATAAGGGCTATGCTTATGCAACCGCAACTCCTCTTACTGGATGAACCGACATCGGCACTCGATAATGTGATTCAGCTTGAAGTGATGAAAATGCTTATAAAAAATCTTGACTCAATGGGAATGCTTTTGATTACCCATGACATGGACTTGGCATCCTGGTGCGCAGATGAGGTCATCAGGATTTGA
- a CDS encoding 4Fe-4S dicluster domain-containing protein → MQLGFLVDLHLCMGCKGCEIACKVENEVPLSTWRLRVKYVDVGTFPETKRTFTPLRCNHCENAPCERICPVSALHYIENGIVNIDKERCIGCAGCVMACPYGAIYIDPETQTADKCTYCAHRIASSMMPACVVACPVEANIFGDLEDPASNISRYIQDHRDVQVRKPEKGTNPHHYYVGAGQASLNPLASRREEGYNLFNNITTLPLGGHH, encoded by the coding sequence ATGCAATTAGGTTTCCTAGTTGATTTACACCTGTGTATGGGTTGTAAAGGTTGTGAGATCGCATGTAAAGTGGAAAATGAAGTTCCGCTTAGTACATGGAGACTTCGTGTTAAATATGTAGATGTGGGAACTTTCCCTGAAACTAAGAGAACATTCACCCCTCTTAGATGTAATCATTGTGAAAATGCACCATGTGAAAGAATTTGTCCGGTATCCGCTCTTCACTATATTGAGAATGGTATTGTAAACATTGACAAAGAGAGATGTATCGGCTGTGCCGGTTGTGTAATGGCCTGTCCGTACGGTGCAATATACATTGATCCTGAAACGCAGACTGCTGATAAATGTACCTACTGTGCACACCGTATTGCATCTTCGATGATGCCGGCCTGTGTGGTTGCGTGTCCGGTAGAAGCAAATATTTTTGGTGACTTGGAAGATCCTGCATCAAATATTTCAAGATATATTCAAGATCACAGAGATGTACAGGTTCGTAAACCTGAGAAGGGAACAAATCCTCATCACTATTATGTCGGAGCAGGACAAGCGAGTCTTAATCCTCTTGCATCAAGAAGAGAAGAAGGGTATAACCTGTTTAACAATATTACAACACTTCCACTAGGGGGGCATCACTAA
- the hisD gene encoding histidinol dehydrogenase gives MIFVKSSDNDFDGKFEELLARGKMDIAHVSGIVNDIIEDIKTDKNLALRSHISKFDNWTPKNDADLKITTASMQKAYENIDKKLKDALHLAYDRIKAYHEKQKPKSWFDTEANGTILGQQVTPVESAGLYIPGGKAAYPSSLLMNVIPAQVAGVENIIICTPTPDNEPNELLLAACHLCGVSEVYKVGGASAIAAMAYGTETIPKVDVITGPGNIFVATAKKMVFGEVNIDMIAGPSEIGILADESANANHLAIDLLSQAEHDEMASSILITPSQKLADAVKDEIEIWLTKLSRQEIARKSIEERGAIIVTKDMDEAVDLMNKIAPEHLEVATMSPFELLPYIKHAGAIFLGHNTPEAIGDYVAGPNHTLPTGGTAKFYSPLGVENFMKKSSIISFSKNAINEIGEECALIANTEGLTAHEQSVRVRLK, from the coding sequence ATGATATTTGTAAAATCCAGTGATAATGATTTTGATGGAAAGTTTGAAGAACTTTTAGCGCGCGGAAAGATGGATATTGCCCATGTGAGCGGTATAGTAAATGATATTATTGAAGATATAAAAACAGATAAAAATCTGGCTTTGCGATCACATATCAGTAAGTTTGACAACTGGACACCAAAAAATGATGCAGACTTGAAAATAACGACTGCATCTATGCAAAAAGCCTATGAAAATATTGACAAAAAGCTTAAAGATGCCTTGCATCTTGCCTATGACAGAATAAAAGCATATCATGAAAAGCAAAAACCGAAATCATGGTTTGATACAGAAGCAAACGGAACGATTTTGGGACAGCAGGTGACTCCGGTTGAGAGTGCAGGGCTCTACATTCCGGGAGGAAAAGCAGCTTACCCCTCATCTTTGCTTATGAATGTTATTCCTGCGCAGGTTGCAGGTGTTGAAAATATCATTATCTGTACGCCGACACCGGATAATGAACCAAATGAGCTTTTACTCGCTGCCTGTCATCTTTGTGGTGTGAGTGAGGTATATAAAGTGGGTGGTGCAAGTGCTATTGCCGCAATGGCGTATGGAACCGAGACAATACCGAAAGTGGATGTTATAACAGGACCCGGAAATATTTTTGTGGCAACTGCAAAAAAAATGGTTTTCGGTGAAGTCAATATTGACATGATAGCCGGGCCAAGTGAAATAGGTATTTTGGCAGATGAGAGTGCAAATGCCAACCACTTGGCTATAGATCTGCTTTCTCAGGCAGAACATGACGAAATGGCAAGTTCTATTTTGATTACACCCTCGCAAAAACTGGCCGATGCTGTAAAAGATGAAATTGAAATATGGCTAACAAAACTTTCACGCCAGGAAATAGCCAGAAAATCCATAGAAGAAAGAGGGGCAATCATCGTAACAAAAGATATGGATGAAGCAGTTGATCTGATGAACAAAATAGCGCCTGAACATCTTGAAGTCGCTACGATGAGCCCTTTTGAACTTTTGCCGTATATCAAGCATGCCGGAGCAATTTTCTTGGGACACAACACACCTGAGGCTATAGGCGACTATGTTGCAGGACCAAACCACACGCTTCCTACTGGGGGTACAGCAAAATTTTATTCACCGCTTGGTGTTGAAAATTTTATGAAAAAAAGTTCTATTATTTCATTCAGTAAAAATGCTATCAATGAGATTGGAGAAGAGTGCGCTTTGATTGCAAATACAGAAGGATTAACGGCTCATGAACAGTCTGTCCGTGTTCGCTTAAAATAA
- a CDS encoding S41 family peptidase → MKNKKFITLGFASVATSIALMLSSSLFAESSIKDAQASRLQALEKFTKVISIVQQYDVDDVTIEELIDKALDGMMKNLDAHSNYLTEKDYKRLKVQTEGEFGGLGITVGMKDGALTVISPIDGTPADKAGLKAGDIILKIDDKSTIGMTIDEAVSLMRGKVGEPIDLLIVREGELKPLSIHIVRDIIKIESVHAKVINNDILYIRVASFDKKVVEDVTKEINKRKASTKGIILDLRNNPGGLLDQAVGLVDSFVDSGVIVSQKGRRKIENKTYSAHASNTLTKVPLVVLVNGGSASASEIVSGALQDHKRAVLVGENTFGKGSVQVVLPITKTEAIKLTIARYYLPSGRTIQAVGVKPDVVVIPGELKTHKNEFAIKEADLKKHLQEELEKVDGKKEETKEDKKDKKDIITPEMLNKDIQLKEAVDIIKALVIMKG, encoded by the coding sequence ATGAAAAACAAAAAGTTTATCACTCTAGGATTTGCATCGGTTGCGACATCAATAGCGCTTATGCTTTCTTCTTCTTTATTTGCAGAGAGTTCCATAAAAGATGCACAGGCTTCTAGACTTCAGGCTTTGGAGAAATTCACGAAAGTCATCAGCATAGTACAACAATATGATGTTGATGATGTAACGATAGAAGAGCTTATAGACAAAGCACTTGACGGTATGATGAAAAATCTTGATGCCCATTCAAATTATCTGACAGAAAAAGATTACAAACGATTAAAAGTACAGACAGAAGGTGAATTTGGCGGTCTGGGAATTACTGTTGGTATGAAAGACGGTGCACTCACAGTTATATCCCCTATTGACGGAACACCGGCAGACAAAGCAGGGCTCAAAGCAGGTGATATAATTTTAAAAATTGACGACAAATCTACTATTGGCATGACTATAGATGAAGCGGTATCCCTTATGCGGGGAAAAGTCGGAGAACCTATTGATTTGCTCATCGTCAGAGAGGGAGAACTCAAGCCTCTTTCTATCCATATTGTCCGTGATATAATCAAAATAGAATCTGTACACGCAAAAGTAATAAATAATGATATTTTATACATACGCGTTGCCAGTTTTGACAAAAAAGTTGTAGAAGATGTTACGAAAGAGATAAATAAACGCAAAGCTTCCACTAAAGGTATTATTTTAGATTTAAGAAACAATCCCGGCGGATTACTTGACCAGGCAGTAGGTCTGGTTGACTCTTTTGTAGACAGCGGCGTGATAGTTTCCCAAAAAGGAAGACGAAAAATTGAAAACAAAACCTACAGCGCTCATGCCTCAAACACTCTGACAAAGGTTCCTTTGGTTGTTTTAGTCAACGGGGGAAGTGCCAGTGCCAGCGAGATTGTCAGTGGGGCTCTGCAAGACCACAAACGCGCTGTGCTCGTAGGAGAAAACACTTTTGGCAAAGGAAGTGTACAGGTTGTCCTGCCTATTACAAAAACAGAAGCAATAAAACTTACTATTGCCAGATACTACCTCCCAAGCGGAAGAACCATTCAGGCGGTAGGCGTGAAGCCTGACGTAGTCGTTATTCCAGGTGAGCTTAAAACACATAAAAATGAGTTTGCCATAAAAGAAGCAGACCTGAAAAAACATCTGCAGGAAGAACTTGAAAAAGTTGACGGGAAAAAAGAAGAGACTAAAGAAGATAAAAAAGATAAAAAAGATATAATTACGCCAGAAATGCTCAACAAAGACATTCAACTCAAAGAAGCCGTTGACATCATAAAAGCTCTTGTTATAATGAAAGGATAA
- the nrfD gene encoding NrfD/PsrC family molybdoenzyme membrane anchor subunit, whose translation MVHETLAATNAVVTLDVAIPDIFWGWYVTMNMWAKSIGTGLVFMLFLLLKKNPSEMNGLRTPVMIASFIFMNIFLVFTWLDLHQMWRMWHIFFYPHWTSAITVGAWMATLFVGLEFVMIAVMIRKEKCLLTKQPTAFFDKTLFWVTLLAIPVTLYTAGIMAEATARELWQMPTESAQMILAATLSGSAAIILLGGSKLSDETKNFFGAILGLSALMAFIIYMSEYIFGAMKAEEVAAILGYVKGDGEYATMFWIGQWVAYILPMILVALSRVSNSSSLLNLAAILAIVGLWVVKHVWLVIPQLLPMS comes from the coding sequence ATGGTACATGAAACTTTAGCAGCAACAAATGCTGTAGTAACTCTAGATGTTGCAATTCCTGATATATTCTGGGGTTGGTATGTAACAATGAATATGTGGGCAAAAAGTATCGGTACCGGTCTGGTATTTATGCTTTTTCTTTTATTAAAGAAAAATCCGAGTGAAATGAACGGACTGCGAACGCCGGTTATGATTGCTTCTTTTATCTTTATGAATATTTTCCTGGTTTTCACATGGTTGGACCTGCATCAAATGTGGAGAATGTGGCATATATTCTTTTATCCTCACTGGACATCAGCAATTACAGTGGGTGCCTGGATGGCAACACTCTTTGTAGGTCTTGAATTTGTCATGATTGCAGTAATGATCAGAAAAGAGAAATGTTTGCTGACAAAACAGCCTACCGCCTTTTTTGATAAAACACTTTTTTGGGTAACGCTGCTGGCAATTCCAGTAACACTTTATACTGCCGGTATTATGGCTGAAGCAACAGCAAGAGAATTATGGCAGATGCCGACAGAATCAGCACAAATGATTTTGGCAGCAACACTGTCCGGTTCTGCGGCAATTATCCTTCTCGGCGGTTCTAAATTAAGCGATGAAACGAAAAATTTCTTTGGAGCGATTTTAGGATTAAGTGCTTTAATGGCATTTATTATTTATATGTCAGAGTATATTTTCGGTGCTATGAAAGCTGAAGAAGTTGCAGCTATCTTAGGCTATGTTAAAGGCGATGGTGAGTATGCTACAATGTTCTGGATTGGACAGTGGGTTGCATATATCTTACCAATGATACTGGTTGCGCTTTCACGAGTAAGTAACAGTAGCAGTCTTTTAAACCTCGCAGCTATTTTAGCTATCGTAGGTCTGTGGGTAGTGAAGCATGTTTGGCTAGTTATTCCACAATTATTACCAATGAGTTAA
- a CDS encoding dUTP diphosphatase, translating into MNNKIFLMLQLQNQLNDATNGEEWTKGITKNGKSINWKRCIYMECAEMVDSFGWKHWKSIDVEPDWQNHQIEVIDVWHFIMSLAIEEYSKNLQGGIEDIAIDISALKALGGIESDAAAFASQEDLMQKIENLIRIAVSKESIALEELVSEFFDLVSMSGLNLETLYRLYVGKNILNQFRQDHGYKEGSYIKIWKGEEDNVVMKRIWEEHADVTPDELYKKLEQAYPAESES; encoded by the coding sequence ATGAATAATAAAATTTTTTTGATGCTGCAACTGCAAAATCAGCTCAACGATGCAACCAATGGTGAAGAGTGGACAAAAGGCATAACAAAAAACGGCAAGTCTATTAACTGGAAACGCTGTATATATATGGAGTGCGCAGAGATGGTGGACAGTTTTGGCTGGAAGCATTGGAAGAGTATAGATGTCGAGCCTGACTGGCAAAATCACCAGATTGAAGTTATAGATGTCTGGCATTTTATTATGAGCCTGGCAATAGAAGAATACAGTAAAAATTTACAAGGCGGCATCGAAGATATAGCGATAGACATATCAGCTTTGAAAGCACTCGGTGGCATAGAATCCGATGCTGCAGCATTTGCATCGCAGGAGGATTTGATGCAAAAAATTGAAAATCTTATACGCATTGCTGTCTCAAAAGAGAGCATTGCTTTAGAAGAACTGGTATCAGAATTTTTTGATTTGGTCAGTATGAGCGGTCTGAATCTAGAGACGCTTTATCGTCTTTATGTAGGAAAAAATATACTCAATCAGTTCCGTCAGGATCACGGATACAAAGAGGGCAGTTATATAAAAATCTGGAAGGGTGAAGAAGATAACGTTGTGATGAAAAGAATATGGGAAGAGCACGCTGATGTGACTCCTGATGAGCTGTATAAAAAACTTGAACAGGCCTATCCTGCAGAAAGTGAGAGCTGA
- the purS gene encoding phosphoribosylformylglycinamidine synthase subunit PurS, whose amino-acid sequence MKAIVNVFLKAGVLDSQGKAVHHALNSLQFGNVEDVRVGKQIILKINETDKEKAMSDVTKMCEDLLANTVIEDYTIELV is encoded by the coding sequence ATGAAAGCAATAGTAAATGTATTTTTAAAAGCAGGCGTATTAGACTCGCAGGGAAAAGCTGTACATCATGCCCTTAACTCTCTGCAATTTGGTAATGTTGAAGATGTTCGTGTAGGCAAACAGATCATACTCAAAATTAATGAAACAGATAAAGAAAAAGCAATGTCTGATGTGACAAAAATGTGTGAAGATCTTTTGGCAAACACCGTAATTGAAGACTATACTATAGAGCTTGTATAA
- a CDS encoding lysophospholipid acyltransferase family protein → MKILAHISWAYATFIIFTGLTFSIILYPILPRPYARKAVAWFIRITTFFSTTVEGKEDPDAQMFLVNHQSDLDIGILETVTNKDITWVAKKSLFDVPFFGLAMSMPEDIEVERESKTSLIKLLRAAKDRLKKKRVITMFPEGTRSKGAKMLPFKSGAKVIADQYKLKVQPIVLIETAKCYDLKRFYYVPRNIKVVFLDSFIADKNDPDWLNELRKKMQKVYDHELANNTCNR, encoded by the coding sequence ATGAAGATACTTGCTCATATTAGTTGGGCTTATGCCACGTTCATTATCTTTACAGGACTGACTTTTTCCATAATTTTATATCCGATTTTACCTCGTCCCTATGCAAGAAAAGCAGTAGCATGGTTTATCAGGATCACTACATTTTTTTCTACAACAGTCGAAGGAAAAGAAGACCCCGATGCACAAATGTTTTTAGTAAACCACCAAAGTGATTTGGATATCGGTATTTTGGAGACTGTTACAAATAAAGATATAACATGGGTTGCAAAAAAGTCTCTTTTTGATGTACCGTTTTTTGGTTTGGCAATGAGTATGCCAGAAGATATAGAAGTAGAAAGGGAGAGCAAAACATCTCTCATCAAACTGCTTCGTGCTGCCAAAGACAGGCTGAAAAAGAAAAGAGTCATTACAATGTTTCCAGAAGGCACACGTTCAAAAGGAGCCAAAATGCTCCCTTTCAAGTCAGGAGCCAAAGTCATCGCAGATCAATACAAGCTCAAAGTGCAGCCTATCGTTCTTATAGAGACTGCAAAGTGCTATGATCTGAAACGTTTTTATTATGTTCCCCGAAATATAAAAGTTGTTTTTCTTGACTCTTTTATTGCTGATAAAAATGATCCGGACTGGTTAAATGAACTAAGAAAAAAAATGCAAAAGGTATATGATCATGAGCTGGCAAACAATACTTGCAATAGGTAG
- a CDS encoding shikimate kinase: MKNIVLIGFMGVGKGSIAREALKYSSYMTIDTDDIIESMENRKIKKIFEENGEEYFRKLEKRVAKWLETSVHDTLISTGGGFYKQTNLQKIGTIVLLDSPFDAIIKRLKEHPNATRKLKKRPLLADLKKAKKLYDERRPQYLKLADIIIDVTGKSAQECAKELLKKVKKHG, from the coding sequence ATGAAAAACATTGTACTGATAGGTTTCATGGGTGTAGGCAAAGGAAGTATAGCGCGCGAAGCGCTCAAATATTCTTCGTATATGACGATAGACACTGATGACATTATAGAAAGCATGGAAAACAGAAAAATTAAAAAGATATTTGAAGAAAACGGTGAAGAGTATTTTAGAAAACTGGAAAAACGGGTTGCAAAATGGCTGGAAACAAGTGTACATGATACGCTGATTTCTACCGGCGGCGGTTTCTACAAACAGACAAATTTACAAAAAATAGGTACAATTGTTCTATTGGATTCTCCTTTTGATGCTATCATTAAACGATTAAAAGAACACCCCAATGCAACAAGAAAATTGAAAAAAAGACCGTTGCTTGCTGATTTGAAAAAAGCAAAAAAACTTTATGATGAACGACGACCTCAGTATCTGAAGTTGGCAGATATCATCATAGATGTTACTGGAAAATCAGCACAGGAATGTGCAAAAGAACTCTTAAAAAAGGTAAAAAAACATGGGTAA
- a CDS encoding uracil-DNA glycosylase has protein sequence MKRINCRKCEYYYVTWEASKPHGCKAYGFKSVQIPSMVVLNSSGADCSLFKVKTVRK, from the coding sequence ATGAAAAGAATTAATTGTAGAAAATGTGAATACTATTATGTAACCTGGGAAGCATCAAAACCGCATGGATGCAAAGCGTACGGATTTAAATCCGTACAGATTCCCTCTATGGTGGTTTTAAACAGCAGTGGGGCTGATTGCTCCTTGTTTAAAGTGAAAACGGTTCGTAAATAA
- the purC gene encoding phosphoribosylaminoimidazolesuccinocarboxamide synthase — protein MKKKELLYEGKAKKLYATEDENLVISEFKDDLTAFNGEKKSSEVGKGALNNKISTELFKLLEKNGIPTHFVKMLDDNHMLHKKVDVILIEVIVRNIATGSLTRNLGIEDGTVLPFTLVEFDYKNDELGDPKLNDQHALILGLVDFQDELDKLRRMARQVNDILKPYFAQKGLNLVDFKLEFGKDKEGNIILIDEISPDNCRFWDIQSGEKMDKDRFRQGLGGVTVAYEQVLNRILGK, from the coding sequence GTGAAAAAAAAAGAATTACTTTACGAAGGTAAGGCAAAAAAACTCTACGCGACAGAAGATGAAAATTTAGTCATTTCTGAATTTAAAGATGACTTAACAGCATTTAATGGCGAAAAAAAATCCAGCGAAGTCGGAAAAGGAGCACTGAACAATAAAATTTCTACAGAATTGTTCAAACTCTTGGAAAAGAATGGCATTCCTACTCATTTTGTGAAAATGCTTGATGACAATCACATGCTTCATAAAAAAGTTGATGTTATCCTCATAGAGGTCATTGTTCGCAATATTGCAACGGGAAGTCTTACCCGCAACCTTGGCATTGAAGACGGTACGGTTCTTCCTTTTACTCTTGTAGAATTTGACTACAAAAATGATGAACTTGGTGATCCTAAACTCAATGACCAGCATGCACTGATTCTTGGACTGGTTGATTTTCAGGATGAGCTTGACAAACTTCGCCGTATGGCTCGACAGGTAAATGATATTTTAAAGCCTTATTTTGCTCAGAAAGGTTTGAATTTAGTTGATTTTAAACTTGAATTCGGAAAAGACAAAGAGGGAAATATCATTCTCATTGATGAAATTTCACCGGACAACTGCCGTTTTTGGGACATACAAAGTGGTGAAAAAATGGATAAAGACAGATTCCGACAAGGACTAGGTGGCGTTACAGTAGCTTACGAGCAGGTATTAAACAGAATTTTAGGAAAATAA